One window from the genome of Alosa alosa isolate M-15738 ecotype Scorff River chromosome 15, AALO_Geno_1.1, whole genome shotgun sequence encodes:
- the slc25a27 gene encoding mitochondrial uncoupling protein 4 — translation MDTSQNEQTKVPKWPRLTKFMLSACAASVAEFVTFPLDLTKTRLQVQGEAAARRTGVTSTSQPSYRGMLRTAIGIVQEEGPLKLWQGVTPAVYRHVVYSGGRMLAYEQLREHVLGRNTDGSFPFWKAVISGMLAGAMGQFLASPTDLVKVQMQMEGRRILEGKEPRVRGVLHAFVKIFSEGGIRGLWAGWVPNVQRAALVNLGDLTMYDTVKHFLLRNTPVEDNSICHGLASICSGLMAATMGTPADVVKTRIMNQPRDSHGRGLLYKSSIDCLIQSVRGEGFWSLYKGFLPTWMRMAPWSLTFWLTFEQIRKGMGVSSF, via the exons ATGGACACTTCTCAGAATGAGCAGACGAAAGTCCCGAAGTGGCCGCGGTTGACAAAGTTCATGTTGTCTGCGTGTGCAGCCTCGGTTGCTGAATTTG TCACATTTCCACTGGATCTgactaaaacgaggctacaggtgCAAGGCGAAGCAGCTGCCAGGCGTACCGGTGTGACGTCCACCTCCCAGCCGAGCTACAGGGGAATGCTCCGGACTGCCATTGGTATTGTTCAGGAGGAGGGTCCACTGAAACTATGGCAAGGCGTCACACCAGCAGTCTATAGACAT gTTGTGTATTCAGGAGGACGGATGCTGGCCTATGAACAGCTGAGAGAGCACGTTCTCGGGAGAAACACTGATGGAAGTTTCCCCTTCTG GAAAGCGGTGATCAGTGGAATGCTGGCCGGTGCCATGGGCCAGTTTTTGGCGAGTCCTACAGACCTGGTGAAGGTCCAGATGCAGATGGAGGGCAGACGGATCCTGGAGGGGAAGGAACCAAG AGTGCGGGGCGTTCTCCACGCCTTCGTGAAGATTTTCTCAGAGGGGGGAATCCGAGGTCTCTGGGCCGGATGGGTACCCAACGTCCAGAGAGCCGCATTGGTCAACCTAGGAG ATCTCACTATGTATGACACTGTGAAGCACTTTCTGCTGAGAAATACCCCAGTGGAAGACAACAGTATCTGCCACGGGCTGGCCAG TATCTGTTCCGGTCTGATGGCGGCTACAATGGGGACACCCGCTGATGTGGTCAAGACAAGAATCATGAACCAACCGAGAGATTCACATGGCAG gggcCTTTTGTACAAGTCCTCCATTGACTGTCTGATCCAGTCTGTGAGAGGAGAAGGGTTCTGGTCTCTATATAAGGGCTTCCTACCGACCTGGATGAGAATG GCTCCCTGGTCCTTGACCTTCTGGCTGACCTTCGAGCAGATTCGCAAGGGCATGGGGGTCTCCTCATTCTAA
- the fxyd6 gene encoding FXYD domain-containing ion transport regulator 6, protein METVLLFVFSFLVSVAALSDPSVQDGKEKKMDPFDYDYESLRIGGLAFAVVLFLLGVLLILSRRCDCSINQKTRAPGDEEAQAENLITSKAKEAPKAEN, encoded by the exons ATGGAAACTGTTCTGCTCTTCGTCTTTTCGTTCCTGGTCTCTGTAGCTG CTTTGTCAGACCCTAGTGTTCAGG ATGGCAAGGAGAAAAAGATGGATCCATTTGATTATG ACTATGAGAGCCTGAGGATTGGCGGTCTGGCGTTTGCAGTCGTGCTCTTTCTTCTGGGGGTTCTTCTTATTCTGA GTCGGAGGTGTGACTGCAGCATTAACCAGAAGACCAG GGCACCTGGAGATGAGGAGGCGCAGGCTGAGAACCTCATCACCTCCAAGG CCAAAGAGGCTCCAAAGGCTGAAAACTGA